The Klebsiella quasivariicola region TTCGACGGCGATCTCCGCCAGCCCTTCGCCATTGTCGTAGACGGTGATCGGGGTGGTGAAGCGCGGTATCCGCCGGCGGACCTCCAGCTCCAGTTTGCTGAACGGCAGATTGACGGCAAACAGCGGATGATCGGTGGCGAAATCGGCCTCTTCGCGGACGTCGATCAGCGCCAGTTCACGACGGTCGAGCAGCGCCTGGCGGATCCCGGCGGCCTGGCGATAAGCGTAGGTGGACATAGTGGTTATCCTTGATGTTCGCGGGAGGAATCCCAGATATTGGGTAAATGGCGGTTGGAGTAGCCGGAGATAAACGGTTTCTGCTGGCCTTCCGGGGTATACACGGCGCGCTTCACCGCGCCGATATTGCCGCCGTAGATGTGAATGCTGATGGAGGCGCGATCCGCCAGCGCATTGCTGACGCGATGAATATCGCCATCGTCAGCGGAGACTTTCTCCACCTGGCCTGCTTCCAGAAGCGTGGCGGCGCCCAGTGCGCGCGGGATGCCATCGGCATCCAGCTGGTAGCGCTGGTTTTCCTCCGCGCCGCGCAGCATCCCAATGGCTCCCCACACCCGGTGGTCATGGATCGGCGTCGCTTGCCCCGGTCCCCAGACGAAGCTGACAATCGAGAAGCGCTCCCCGGAGTCAGCATGCAGCAGATACTGCTGGTAATGGTGCGGATGCGGCAGGGTGTACTCTTCCGGCAGCCAGTCGTCGTAACGCACCAGCGCCGCCAGCCGCTGCGCCACGGCGTCAAGCAGCGGGGCGGTCTGGTGGTGTTCGCGGTGCAGGCGGTCAACCTCATGTATGAAATGGCGTAATTTTTCCAGTCGTGGTGCAGTCATGTGCGGTTCCTGTCAGAGGGACTGGTCAAAACGCTAACAGAGGCGTTAATATTATTTAAATGCAATTTACGCATATATTAATATGCAAAATTCACATTAAGGAACCTATGCGCATCGACGACATTGACGCTCTGCTGGCCACGGTCCAGTTTTCTTCCCTCAATCAGGCCGCGGAATATCTGGGGATCACCCAGTCGGCCATCACCCGGCGCCTGCAGCGTCTGGAACAGGAGCTGAACGTGACGCTGTTGGAGCGCCAGACCCGCCCGCTGACCCTGACTGCCGCCGGACACCGGGTGTACGAGCAGTGTCTGAGCATTAAGCGTGAGACGAAAAAACTCTACAGCCTGTTGGATCCGGAAGGCGAACCGCGCGGTGCGCTGCGTCTCGGCGTACCGCAGAGCATCAGCGAGATCGCGCTACCGGCGGCGCTGTCGGCCCTGAGCCAGCAGTTTCCCGGACTGTCGCCCCAGGTGACCTGCGGCTGGAGCGGCCAGCTGCAGCGTCGGCTGGAAAACGGCGAGCTGGACGGCATGCTGGCGATGGGGCCGGCCCAGCAAAACTTCGCCGAGGGCTACAGCGGGCGCCTGCTGTGTCCGCTGGAGGTGGTGCCGATCGCCGCCCGGCGTTTGAATTTGCGCGCGTCATCGCTGCGGGAGTGCGCCGAACAGGGCTGGATCCTTAACCCCGACGGCTGTGGCCTGCGCGCCGGGCTGATTCGCGAGCTGCAGAGCCAGGGATTGCGGCTGACGCTCAACGTTGAGAGCGCAGGTGCGCAGCTGCAGATGGCGCTGGTGGCGCAGGGTCTGGGGCTGGGTCTGGTGCCGCGGGCGGCGCTGGCGGCCAGCCCGTGGCGGGAAGAGCTTATGGTGCTGGAGCTCAGCGATTTTCAGCCTGCGGTTTCGCTGTGGCTTATCCACGCCCGGTATCTGGCCAACCTGCAGTCGCCGCTGACCTTTTTTGCCAGCAAAATGGTGCAACGGCTGACCGTATCCGACTGAAAATAGTATGTATTTTTGTTTAATGCTTATTCAGCATATTAAGATATGATAAAAATGCATTTTGCTCATTAACTCACTCTGTATAGGGTAATGACCAGCGCCGCCGTCGCGGCCACGCCATTACCCTGACGCAAGGAGTTGTTCATGAGCATTCAGTTTCTCGGCATGATTGGCCACCGCCTCTCTTCCGAAACGATTGCCCCGGTGGGGCCAATCTTTGACCGCGACTATATCGTTCGCTTTGCGCAAACCCATGAGGCCGCCGGGTTTGATCGCCTGCTGGTGGGCCACTGGTCCGATCAACCCGACGGCTTTCTGGTGACGGCCCTGGCCGGGCTGTCGACGCAGAAAATTCATTACCTGCTGGCCCATCGCCCCGGTTTTGTTTCGCCGACCCTCGCCGCGCGCAAATTCGCCACCCTTGAGCACCTGCTGGGGGGCCGGCTGGCGGTGCATATCATCAGCGGCGGCAACGATGCCGAGCAGCGCCGGGATGGCGATTATCTCGACCACGACCAGCGCTACGCCCGCACCGATGCCTTCCTCGACACCGTGCGCCAGGTGTGGACCAGCGAGCAGCCGGTGGATATTCACAACGATTTCTATCAGGCCGAGCAGGCCTGGTCCGCCATTCGCCCGCTGCAAAAACCGCATCTTCCCATCTACTTTGGCGGCTCGTCGGAAGCGGCCATCGCCGTCGCCGGCAAACATGCCGATGTCTTCGCGCTGTGGGGCGAGTCGCTGGCGCAAACCGGGGAGACCATCCAGCGCGTGCGCGCCGAAGCGGCGAAACACCAGCGTGATATTGGCTTCAGCGTCTCGTTCCGGCCGATTATTGCCGACAGCGAAGCCGAAGCCTGGGAGAAAGCCGAGCATATCCTGCACGTCGCCACCGAGCAGGCGGCACAGCGCGGGGGCGGTTTCAAAGCCAAACCGGACAGCATTGGCGCCCAGCGGCTGCGGGCCACCGCGGCGCAGGGCAGGGTGGTGGACAAACGCCTGTGGACCGGCATCGCCCAGCTGGTGGGCGGCGGACATAACTCCACTGCGCTGGTGGGCACTCCGGAGCAGGTGGCGGATGCGCTGCTCGATTACTACGACCTCGGGGTGCGCAACTTCCTGATCCGCGGATTCGACCCGCTGAACGACGCGGCCGACTATGGCCGGGCGCTGCTGCCGATCGCCCGGGAAAAAGCCGCGCAGCGTGCGCTAGCGGAGCGCGCATCGTGATCCAGCCTGAGCGCGACGACTGGGCCCGGCAGCTGACGGCGCTCCGCCAGCAGATGGCCGAGCAGGCGGCCAGCCTCGACGCCAGCGGCGAGTTTCCCCGGCGTAATATCGACCATCTGCGCGCTGGGGGCTGGTTAAGTCTCGCCGTGCCGTCATCCTGCGGCGGCGCGGGCGCCAGCCTGGCTCAGCTGCAGCAGGCCATCGCCGCCATCGCCTGGGGAGAGCCGGCGACAGCGCTGATCGTCTGCATGCAGTATCTGCACCATTTGCGGCTGGCGGAAAACGACGCCTGGCACGCGCCGCTGCGCCAGCAGGTTTTTCACGATGCTGTCGAACAGGGTGGCCTGATCAACAGCCTGCGCGTCGAGCCTGAACTGGGCTCCCCGGCGCGGGGCGGCCTGCCGGATACCGTGGCAACCCGCTGCGCGGAGGGCTGGGACATCAGCGGCCATAAAATCTATACCACCGGCATTGAAGGGCTGCGCTGGCTGGCGGTGTGGGCCAGAAGCGATGATAACCCGCCGCTGGTGGGCACCTGGCTGGTGCCTGGCGACAGCCCGGGTATCAGCGTGGTGAAAAGCTGGGATCACGCCGGGATGCGGGCCACCGGCAGCCATGAAGTTATTTTTAACCACGTGCGGGTGGCGGCAGAGCACGCGGTGGATGTCTGGCCGGCCGATGCGCCCCCCGCCGCTCAGGCCGAACCGTTTCGCCTGTTCGCCAACCGGCAGACGGCGCTGCTGGCGGCGATCTATGACAGCATCGCCCGCGCCGCTCACGACTGGCTGGTGACGTGGCTGGCGGGGCGGGTGCCGGCCGGTCTCGGGCATCCGCTTTCCCGACTGCCGCGGGTGCAGGAGAAAGTCGGGCAGATCGCCGGGCTGCTGCTGGTCAACCGCAGCCTGCTGGAGCAGGCCGCCGCGCTGCGCTTTTCCGCCATCGAGGCCAATCTGGCGAAAGTTACCATCACCGACAACGCCATTCAGGCGGTGAATTTCGCGCTCGAGCTGACCGGCAATCATGGCCTGAGCCGTCAAAACCCGCTGGAACGCCACTACCGCAACGTCCTCTGCGGACGAGTACATACCCCACAGAGCGACAGCGCCTGGCTGGCAGCCGGCAACTTCGTCTTTCAATCACAAGGATAATCACGATGCGTCTATCATTTTCAGGCCGGGTGGCGGCAGCGCTGATGCTGCTGGCGCTGGGCGGCTACGCGACAGCGCAGGAGCGGATCACCCTGCGTATCGCCGATCAAAAAGGCGGCATGCGTTCGCAGCTGGAGGCGGCCAACGCCCTGCAAAATCTCCCTTACGACATTAAATGGGCCGAGTTCCCGGCCGCCGCGCCGCTGGCGGAAGCCCTCAACGCGGGCGCCGTGGACGCGGGGATCATCGGCGATGCGCCGTTGCTCTTTGCCCTCGCCAACGGTGCGCCGGTGAAAGCCATTGCCGTGGATAAAAGCAACCCGGCGGGGACCGCGGTGCTGGTTTCCCCCGGCAGCACGTTAAAAAGCGGCGCCGATTTAAAAGGCAAACGCATCGCCACCGGTAAAGGGTCGATTGGTCATTTCGTGGCGTTGAAAGCGCTGGAGCAGGCGGGGATTTCACCGAAGGAGGTGCAGTGGGTTTTCCTCGGCCCGGTGGACGCCAAAGTGGCGCTGCTTAACGGTTCGGTAGACGCCTGGGCGACCTGGGAGCCCTACACCACCCAAATGGTGAAGACCAACGAGGGGCAGATTCTGGTGAGCGGCAAAGGGCTGCTGCCGGGGAATACCTTCCTCGCGGCAACGGATTCCGCGCTGAACGATCCGCAAAAACGCGCCGCGCTGCAGGATTATCTCCAGCGCCTGGCCGGCGCTGAGCGCTGGGCCTACGCCAATCTCGACAGCTACGGCAAAACGCTGGGGGAGATCATCCGCTTCCCGGCGGAGATCGCCCGCGCGCAGTTTGCCAACCGCCAGTCGCAATGGCAGCCGCTGGCAGAGGAAACCGTGACCCAGCAGCAGGCAACGGCGGACTTTTATCTCGCCAACGGCCTGATCCGCACCCGGCTGGACGTGAAGCCGACCTTTGACCGCCGTTTTAGCGTGCCCGCCGCCGAGGTGACGCCATGACCCGATCCGCTTTTTCCCGCCGCCGTTTTTTACAGCTCAGCGGCGGCCTGGCGCTGGCCGGGGTCTCTCTGCCGCTGTGGGCTCACGATATGGCGAACATGGCCAGCGGCGATGCCCATCCGGCGCTGCGCCTGCCAGAGCCCTACAAGATCAAGCTGGCGATCAATAAAAGCGCGGTATGCCTCGCGCCGGTCGCCGTCGCCGAGCAGCAGAAGATTTTCAGTAAATATAACCTCGACGTTGAGTTTGTTAACTTCGGCAACTCCACTGATGTGCTGCTGGAGGCGATCGCCACCGGTAAGGCCGACGCCGGGGTGGGGATGGCGCTGCGCTGGCTGAAGGCGCTGGAGCAGGGCTTTGACGTCAAGCTCACCGCCGGGACCCACGGCGGCTGTCTGAACCTGCTGACGGCCAAAGACTCGCCGTTCGGCGGCCTCGAGAGCCTGAAGGGACAAACCATCGGCGTCACCGACATGGCCGGGCCGGATAAAAACTTCTTCGCCATCCTGCTTAAGCGCCACGGTATCGACCCGATCGGCGACGTGCAGTGGAAAGTCTACCCGGCGGATCTGCTCAGCGTGGCGCTGGACAAACGCGAAATCGCCGCCATCAGCGGCAGCGAGCCGTTCAGCTATCGGCTGCTGGAGACCGGCAAGTATCAGCTGATCGCCAGCAATATGACCGGAGATTATGCCAACCTCAGCTGCTGCGTGCTGGGGGTGAGCGGGAGCCTGGCGCGGGACCATAAACCGGCGGCCGCGGCGCTCACTCAGGCGATCCTGGAGGCGCACAGCTATGCCGCCGCGCACCCGGAAAGCGTGGCGCAATCCTTCCTCGCCCATGCGCTCAACACCAATGAAGCGGAGGTGAGCGGCATCCTGCACGGCCAGGGCCACGGCCATCACGCGGTGGGCGAAGCGTTCGTGAAAGAGCTGACGCAGTACGCGGTCGACCTGCAGCGGGTGCAGGTGATCAAGCCGGGTACCGATCCCCATCAGTTCGCGGAGAGTATCTATGCCAACGTATTCGCCTGAGCAGGCTCTGGCGCGCCCCACCGGCCGCGCGCCGCTGTGGGGAGAGGGGCTGCTGGCCGCCGCGCTGTGGCTGCTGGGCGGTCTGTTTACCCTGGCCTGGCCCGACGCCGGACGGCGCTGGCCGTTTAGCGAAGGCTGGGCGCTGGCGCAGTTCACCTTCGGCGGCGGCTTGCTGCTGCTGGCGCTGAGCTATCGCTACTGGCGAGCGCGCGGCGCCCGCGTGCTGCATGCCGGCAAGTGGCTGGCGCTGCTGCCGGTGCTGTTTGCTGTCTGGGAAGGGCTGACCGCCAAGAGTGCCGTACTGCCGGTGCCGTTTTTCGCGCCGCCGCAGGCGCTGATCGAGGTGCTACACGACGACTGGCCGCGCCTGCTCGACAGCCTGCTGCACTCCCTGGGGCTGCTGGGGCTCGGCGTGCTGCTGGGCACCAGCAGCGGGTTCATCACCGGTCTGGCCATCGGCTGGTCACAACGGATTGGCTACTGGGTTCATCCGGTGTTACGTCTGCTGGGGCCGGTGCCGTCCACCGCGCTGCTGCCGCTGTGCCTGTTTATTTTTCCCTCGAGCTTCGGCGCCAGCGTGTTTTTGATCGCGCTGAGCACCTGGTTCCCGGTGACGGTGCTGACCTGGTCCGGAGTGATGGGCATTGATAAAGCGTGGTACGACGTGGCGCGGACCCTCGGCGCCAGCCAGCGTTTCCTGATCCTGCGGGTGGCGATCCCCGCCGCGCTGCCGAACGTCTTTGTCGGCCTGTTTATGGGGCTAGGCGCGTCGTTTTCGGTGCTGATTGTCGCCGAAATGGTTGGGGTAAAGTCGGGGATCGGCTTTTACCTCCAGTGGGCTCAGGGCTGGGCGGCCTATCCGAATATGTACGCCGCGCTGCTGGTGATGGCGTTGTTATGCTCCGGCCTGATAAGCGGATTATTTATGCTGCGTGACCGGCTGCTGAGCTGGCAGCGGGGAGGGATGCAATGGTAACCGAGACGATAGCGCGCGGCGCGGCGGTGTCCATCAGCCATCTTCATCATGCGTTTACGCTTGGCAAACAGACGGTACCGGTGCTGGAGAATATCAGTCTGCAGCTGCGACCGGGGGAAAGCGTGGCGCTGCTGGGCCCTTCCGGCTGCGGTAAATCAACCCTGCTGCGGCTGCTGGCCGGGCTGGAAGCGCCGCAGAGCGGACAGATGCAGATCGACGGCGCGCCGCTCGGCGCCCCGGGGCCGGAGCGAATTCTGGTATTTCAGGATCCGACGCTCTACCCATGGCTGACGGTACGGCAGAACGTGCTGCTGGGCCCGCAGGCGCAGGGCAAAAAGGGGCTGGAGGCGAAGGCAGACGCGCTGATTGACCGCATCGGGCTGCAGGCCTTCAGCGAGGCGTGGCCGCGTCAGCTGTCCGGGGGGATGGCGCAGCGTGCGGCGCTGGCGCGCGCCTTGTTGAACGAACCGCGTCTCCTGCTGCTCGACGAGCCGTTGGGTAAGCTGGATTCCCTGACCCGCATCAGCATGCAGCGGGAGCTGATCGCCCTCTGGCAGCAGCAGGGGTATACCAGCCTGCTGGTGACCCACGATATCGAGGAGGCGCTGCTGCTGTGCGAGCGAGTGCTGGTGATGTCGCCGCGTCCGGGGCGAATTATCGCCGAGTTCGCGCTGCCGCTGGATTTTCCCCGTCATCGCGATAACCCGCAGCTGCTGCAGCATCGTCAGGATATATTGCGCATCCTCGGCCAGGAGGAGGACTGGTAGGGCGGAATACCGGGCTTGTGTGGCCCGGTGATTTCTTTTTCAGAAGCTTACGGGCGCGCTACTCATGCGTGATTGGCTTTGCACCAGCGAATAATATGCTTATCACTTTACCTGCTTTTTGACGATAATATCTTTCCGACAAATTTACTCAAAACAAGGAATTAGTTTTGCGAAAGATACCTCTCGCCATTATTTGTATGGCTTATCCCTCAGTGGCTTTTTTACAACCTGCCCCGACGGAATTATCCCCTCCAATAACATTCATTGCGCAAATAGATAAAATTGAAGTCAATAAAACCGCTATTGGCAAAGAGATGAAACTGCTACTGGCCGATCGTTTCTATTTTAAAACTAAAACGCCCTGTCAGCGGGATACGCTTTCGGCGCGCCCGCAATCCTTCGGTTTGACGCCTAAAGACTATGTCGAAAAAATACGAAGTCTGGTACCCGCGATGCTCGACGAACGCTATTTTTATCTCACCGTCGATCAATGTGATGGCGAAGGGACATCGATGCTGACCGGCATGGAACTCTGTACCGAGGCATTGTGCGGCGCAGAATATATGAAAAAATCGCCTTATCTGTGGCTGAATGAAAAAATAACAAGAACAGTGAAACGTCGGGCGGAATCCTTTGTAGAGCTCCCTCTGCCTTATGATAAAGATAAAAAATTATGGCAAGTCGTGGGCTGGTATATAGAAGCGCAGGCGGATAATACGCAACCACTCCCGCATACGCACAAAGCATTTACGGGCTATACCGATGACGAAGCTTTCAAATCACAAAAATTTATCGGTGAGATGACCTCATGGTATCGCAGCGGCAACGTCAGCAGTACTGCCACTTATAATCAAGAGGGCAAGCTGCAGGGCCGCTATGACACCTATTTCGATGAAAAAGGTAAAAAAGCGGAAACCGCGGTGTTTAGTAATGGCTTAATGAATGGCGAGTATAGTGTCTTTTATCAGAATGGGGCGATAGAAAGTCAGCGCCAGTTTGTCGACAATAAAATTGTGGATGGTGAATGCCCTCATTATTATGAAGACGGTCGCCTGAAACAGCAGCACAGCTATCTTAACCAACAGCTGGATGGCCCGGCCTATGAATATTTTCCCGATGGTAAAGTGAAAGAGAAGAACATCTACCGTCAGGGCAAGGTTGTCGGCGAGTCAATGACTTACTATCCATCGGGACAAGTGCGTTTCATCTCGCATAAAAACGACAAAGGTAATAATGACGGCGTGACAGAAGAGTACAGCAGCGAAGGAAAATTGATATCCACCGCAACCTATAAAGACGGTAAACAGCTGGCGAAAAAAAACTGGTATGAGAACGGCCAGTTAAAGCAGGAGATCCTCTTCGATAATGCCGGGCGCCGGGAGGGCGTATCCCGAGAGTGGTTTGCCAACGGCAAGCTGTATACCGCCGTGAGCTATAAACAAGGCATTAAGGAGGGGCGCTCTGAAGAGTGGCAGGAAAACGGTCAGCCGAAATCCCTTTTTATGTATAAAGATGGCAAGCTCGACGGGGAGTATCAGTACTGGAATGAGCGGGGTAAACTCCTCTATACCACCCTGTATAAGGCTGACAAAAAGAATGGCCCGGACCGGCGCTGGAGCGAAGATACCGGAAAAATGATCGAAGAAACAATTTATGTCGACGACGTCAGAAATGGCATGAATAAAACATTTAACGATCGGACGGGAAAATTATTGACGGCAGTGCCGTATATTGACGGTGAGAGGAATGGTACTGAGGAAACCTATGGTCCCGATGGCGTCAAAGCGATCCGCTGTTATCAGAAAAATGAACAGCTGGCGGTATTGTATGCCCCCGTTGCCACGACAGAGAAAGCGAGTCAGGGAGATGCTGTCGCGCAGTATAAACTCGGTGAATATCATCTTGCCTGCATGGATTATGCAACGGCAGTAGCATGGCTGGAAAAATCCGCTAAACAGGATAACGCCGCAGCACTGCGGCGATTGGCGCAGTCCTACGATAACGGTTACGGTGTGGTCAAAGATAAAAATCAGTACCGTGATTATTTATTAAAAGCGGCAACGCTGGGGGACGATCAAGCGCAACTGGAGATCGGCTATCTTTATCTGACCGGTAACGGGGTCGCGAAGAATTTACCCGAGGCTTATCAGTGGTATGTGAAATCAGCTGCTCAGGGCAATCCCCAGGCGAATTATCATTTGGGTTTAATGTATCAGAACGGCGATGGCGTTGAAAAAAATGCCGAAAAGGCTAAGCAGTATTTCATTATTGCCGCGCAGGGCGGGATGAAAGAGGCGCTTGTCGCGCTCAAGCCGTATTTGAAAATGGAAAAATAAAATTAAAAGGAATTATGAGAATGAAAACTACACTTGCTCAGCTGTCGCTATTATCCCTGGCTTCGCTGTTGACCACCCAGGCCATGGCACAACATCAGGCGCCGCAGGACGTCTATTCCGTTGTTGAACGTAAGCTTGAAAAGGCGGTGCCGCTTGCTGACAACGCCGAATTTTCGGCACAAGACCCGTGGTTTGAATTGCAAAGAGAGCTGTTTATGTACGGCCCGATGGCGCGGGCCGATGCGTTACTGAAAAAGCTGGATACCCAATCCAAAGCGGCAAAGAATGCGCTTAATTTTTCCGCCAGCTGGCTTGCTGAAAACGACTCCCCGGAGGCGGCACTGGATTTTTTACATAAAATCGGTCTTAGCCAACCCGCGTCATTCACCTCCTATGAGAGTTATATCAACACATGGGTTAACAATAAGCAGCCGGAACCGGCCCTGGCGCTGCTGGATAAATCGGATCCGACGATAAAAGCCTACTATTATCCCACTGTTTTTACCGCTTATCGGTCAGACCCTGCTAAAGCTGCCGCGCTATATGAGAAAAATTATGCAACTGAAAGGGAGTTTTTGCCTTCGCAGTTAAAGATGCTGGTGATGATTGCGAAGGGTTATCAGGATAAAAAGGATATCGCCAATGCCACCGCTTATGCCGATAAAGCGCTGGCCATGATGGATGCGATTATCGCTGAGCGGAAAATTTCAGATGTTCACTACTATAAACAATACATTGATTTAATAGATCTTTATGCCTTTGTGGGTAATAAAAATAAAGCGCTGGAACTGGTCGCCAGGTTAACAAAGGCCACCGGTAATGACGGCAGTTATTATGAACAGTCGTTACCGGGACTACTGGCGTTTTATAAAAACAATGGCCTGACGCAACAATACGCGTCGCTGCTTTCGGCAAGAGTGGCCCAGATTGATAAAGATTTTGCTTTCGAACCAAAGCCGCAGAATGAGTTGAGTCTGATTCAACTACTTCATGAGGTGGATGAACTGGCGCTGCTCGAACAGCGAGTGGACAAGCTGATGACGGCCGCGGAATATGCCTGCTATAGCAGTGATTATTGCTATGAAAATAAAATGCAGGCGTTGCAGTATCTCTATGAACGTAAACAGGATGCGCTGGCCAATAACTATTTAAACATGCTGATCGCCGAATCCCAGCGGCTGGAGTTTGATTCATGGGAGAGCGCGACAAAGCAGATTGCGAAAAGCCTGAGGAATATGGGCCGCGTGGCGGAGATGCAGAAACTGGCTGCCAATGCTGAACCTGTTTATCTCGCGGAAGCGAAAAACAATCCGGGCAGAAGAATGGCAAGACCGTTTCAGACGCTGGCGGAACTATACAGCTATGC contains the following coding sequences:
- a CDS encoding ABC transporter substrate-binding protein, whose product is MTRSAFSRRRFLQLSGGLALAGVSLPLWAHDMANMASGDAHPALRLPEPYKIKLAINKSAVCLAPVAVAEQQKIFSKYNLDVEFVNFGNSTDVLLEAIATGKADAGVGMALRWLKALEQGFDVKLTAGTHGGCLNLLTAKDSPFGGLESLKGQTIGVTDMAGPDKNFFAILLKRHGIDPIGDVQWKVYPADLLSVALDKREIAAISGSEPFSYRLLETGKYQLIASNMTGDYANLSCCVLGVSGSLARDHKPAAAALTQAILEAHSYAAAHPESVAQSFLAHALNTNEAEVSGILHGQGHGHHAVGEAFVKELTQYAVDLQRVQVIKPGTDPHQFAESIYANVFA
- a CDS encoding ABC transporter substrate-binding protein; the protein is MRLSFSGRVAAALMLLALGGYATAQERITLRIADQKGGMRSQLEAANALQNLPYDIKWAEFPAAAPLAEALNAGAVDAGIIGDAPLLFALANGAPVKAIAVDKSNPAGTAVLVSPGSTLKSGADLKGKRIATGKGSIGHFVALKALEQAGISPKEVQWVFLGPVDAKVALLNGSVDAWATWEPYTTQMVKTNEGQILVSGKGLLPGNTFLAATDSALNDPQKRAALQDYLQRLAGAERWAYANLDSYGKTLGEIIRFPAEIARAQFANRQSQWQPLAEETVTQQQATADFYLANGLIRTRLDVKPTFDRRFSVPAAEVTP
- a CDS encoding ABC transporter permease, with the protein product MPTYSPEQALARPTGRAPLWGEGLLAAALWLLGGLFTLAWPDAGRRWPFSEGWALAQFTFGGGLLLLALSYRYWRARGARVLHAGKWLALLPVLFAVWEGLTAKSAVLPVPFFAPPQALIEVLHDDWPRLLDSLLHSLGLLGLGVLLGTSSGFITGLAIGWSQRIGYWVHPVLRLLGPVPSTALLPLCLFIFPSSFGASVFLIALSTWFPVTVLTWSGVMGIDKAWYDVARTLGASQRFLILRVAIPAALPNVFVGLFMGLGASFSVLIVAEMVGVKSGIGFYLQWAQGWAAYPNMYAALLVMALLCSGLISGLFMLRDRLLSWQRGGMQW
- a CDS encoding LysR family transcriptional regulator gives rise to the protein MRIDDIDALLATVQFSSLNQAAEYLGITQSAITRRLQRLEQELNVTLLERQTRPLTLTAAGHRVYEQCLSIKRETKKLYSLLDPEGEPRGALRLGVPQSISEIALPAALSALSQQFPGLSPQVTCGWSGQLQRRLENGELDGMLAMGPAQQNFAEGYSGRLLCPLEVVPIAARRLNLRASSLRECAEQGWILNPDGCGLRAGLIRELQSQGLRLTLNVESAGAQLQMALVAQGLGLGLVPRAALAASPWREELMVLELSDFQPAVSLWLIHARYLANLQSPLTFFASKMVQRLTVSD
- a CDS encoding acyl-CoA dehydrogenase family protein — translated: MIQPERDDWARQLTALRQQMAEQAASLDASGEFPRRNIDHLRAGGWLSLAVPSSCGGAGASLAQLQQAIAAIAWGEPATALIVCMQYLHHLRLAENDAWHAPLRQQVFHDAVEQGGLINSLRVEPELGSPARGGLPDTVATRCAEGWDISGHKIYTTGIEGLRWLAVWARSDDNPPLVGTWLVPGDSPGISVVKSWDHAGMRATGSHEVIFNHVRVAAEHAVDVWPADAPPAAQAEPFRLFANRQTALLAAIYDSIARAAHDWLVTWLAGRVPAGLGHPLSRLPRVQEKVGQIAGLLLVNRSLLEQAAALRFSAIEANLAKVTITDNAIQAVNFALELTGNHGLSRQNPLERHYRNVLCGRVHTPQSDSAWLAAGNFVFQSQG
- a CDS encoding cysteine dioxygenase codes for the protein MTAPRLEKLRHFIHEVDRLHREHHQTAPLLDAVAQRLAALVRYDDWLPEEYTLPHPHHYQQYLLHADSGERFSIVSFVWGPGQATPIHDHRVWGAIGMLRGAEENQRYQLDADGIPRALGAATLLEAGQVEKVSADDGDIHRVSNALADRASISIHIYGGNIGAVKRAVYTPEGQQKPFISGYSNRHLPNIWDSSREHQG
- a CDS encoding ABC transporter ATP-binding protein; translation: MVTETIARGAAVSISHLHHAFTLGKQTVPVLENISLQLRPGESVALLGPSGCGKSTLLRLLAGLEAPQSGQMQIDGAPLGAPGPERILVFQDPTLYPWLTVRQNVLLGPQAQGKKGLEAKADALIDRIGLQAFSEAWPRQLSGGMAQRAALARALLNEPRLLLLDEPLGKLDSLTRISMQRELIALWQQQGYTSLLVTHDIEEALLLCERVLVMSPRPGRIIAEFALPLDFPRHRDNPQLLQHRQDILRILGQEEDW